The following coding sequences are from one Musa acuminata AAA Group cultivar baxijiao chromosome BXJ1-6, Cavendish_Baxijiao_AAA, whole genome shotgun sequence window:
- the LOC135677544 gene encoding endoglucanase 25-like, with translation MEESSKAYVHSISGAGRLLPSAGRWNSIEVDFGLIPTSSYSKEASPLIYTKSYDFRLSVQDKSHLKRFIYIFISLILVAAAAALLTALLPRKHAGGGSLSGLPLALDNALLFFDAQKSGFLPKSNPVKFRGNSGLHDGEWKQDNTSLVGGFYDSGNNIKFSFTTAYAITLLSWTVIEYSHKYAAFGQLEHVMDIIKWGSDYLLKLLITSTSSSEPESLFSQERGANDDAKVDNDIACWQRPEDMTYPRPVFKCKSSTSDLAGEIIAALAAASLVFDQEDSNYSTRLAQTSQTLYEFATKNHIKGTYSEDKDCGVQAANLYNSSSYKDELVWGATWLFLATGNFTYLSYATENFEAAVEEALPSDTGVFYWNNKVAANAVLLTRLRYLRDPGNPYEPTLKTCSDMANMIICSYLSTPNKFSMTPGGLIILQPNKSAPLHFAATAAFLSKIYGDYLNIINIPGASCGSEFFSRERLQNFARSQVNYMLGDNPMKMSYLVGFGDHFPEHVHHRAASIPWDGHNYSCSQGKRWRDAKESNPNVLLGAVVAGPDEDEGFLDIRNRPEYTEPTIAGNAGVVAALVALVDEPITPTTNGVIGGMDRDKIFSKINS, from the exons ATGGAGGAGAGCTCTAAAGCATATGTTCACTCCATCTCGGGAGCAGGCCGACTTCTCCCTTCGGCGGGCCGCTGGAATTCTATAGAAGTCGACTTCGGCTTGATTCCAACTTCATCATACTCCAAGGAAGCCTCCCCCTTGATTTACACCAAATCCTATGATTTTAGGCTCAGCGTACAGGACAAGTCTCACCTCAAGCGCTTCATCTATATCTTCATCTCTTTGATCCTCGTCGCTGCCGCAGCAGCTCTGTTGACAGCTTTGTTACCTCGTAAACATGCTGGTGGTGGCTCCTTGAGCGGTCTTCCTCTCGCTCTGGACAATGCTCTTCTGTTCTTCGATGCTCAGAAAT CTGGGTTTCTTCCGAAGAGCAATCCCGTGAAGTTTCGGGGTAATTCCGGTCTGCATGATGGTGAATGGAAACAAGACAATACTAGTCTAGTTGGAGGATTCTATGATTCTGGGAACAACATCAAGTTCAGCTTCACTACAGCATACGCCATCACTCTGCTAAGTTGGACTGTGATTGAGTACAGTCACAAGTACGCCGCTTTCGGTCAGCTCGAACATGTAATGGACATCATCAAGTGGGGAAGCGATTATTTGCTCAAACTGCTCATCACATCCACCTCCAGCTCTGAACCAGAATCTCTGTTCTCTCAGGAAA GAGGTGCAAATGATGATGCTAAAGTTGATAATGACATCGCGTGCTGGCAAAGGCCTGAAGACATGACATATCCAAGACCCGTGTTCAAATGTAAAAGCTCGACCTCGGATCTAGCAGGGGAAATCATTGCAGCACTTGCCGCAGCATCTCTAGTTTTTGATCAAGAGGATTCCAACTACTCCACACGACTAGCTCAAACCTCTCAAACACTATATGAGTTCGCTACCAAGAATCACATCAAAGGGACCTACAGTGAAGACAAAGATTGTGGAGTGCAAGCAGCCAACTTGTACAACTCTTCCAGCTACAAGGACGAGCTGGTCTGGGGAGCCACATGGTTATTTCTTGCCACCGGAAACTTTACGTACCTATCGTATGCGACCGAGAATTTTGAGGCGGCGGTGGAGGAAGCGTTACCATCTGATACCGGGGTTTTCTACTGGAACAACAAAGTTGCAGCCAATGCA GTTTTGTTAACCAGGTTGAGATATCTTCGTGACCCCGGCAATCCTTATGAGCCAACCCTAAAGACTTGCTCAGATATGGCTAATATGATCATATGCTCGTATCTTTCTACGCCCAACAAGTTCAGCATGACACCAG GTGGCTTGATCATCCTGCAGCCTAATAAAAGTGCACCACTCCATTTCGCAGCAACTGCTGCCTTCCTCAGTAAAATCTACGGTGACTATCTTAACATCATTAACATCCCAGGTGCAAGCTGTGGTTCTGAATTTTTCTCCCGGGAAAGGCTGCAGAACTTTGCTAGATCACAG GTGAACTACATGCTGGGTGACAACCCTATGAAGATGAGCTatttggttggatttggagaccaCTTCCCAGAACATGTCCATCATAGAGCTGCGTCGATCCCTTGGGATGGCCATAACTACAGTTGCTCCCAGGGAAAACGATGGAGAGACGCCAAGGAATCCAACCCAAATGTCTTGCTTGGGGCCGTGGTCGCTGGTCCAGATGAGGATGAAGGCTTCCTGGATATAAGGAACAGGCCAGAATACACTGAACCAACCATCGCAGGCAACGCTGGCGTAGTTGCAGCTCTCGTTGCGCTCGTTGATGAACCGATCACTCCAACAACGAATGGGGTGATAGGCGGCATGGATCGAGACAAGATCTTTTCTAAGATTAATTCTTAG